Proteins co-encoded in one Lysobacter solisilvae genomic window:
- the thpR gene encoding RNA 2',3'-cyclic phosphodiesterase — MPTGARDLPPASAACHLFFGLFPPAPVRDAMAGQVARLRAAAPVRGRWTDPRRYHLTVQFLGRFDEAAPAPMPAIFAAAERAADGTGVRAFELQLDTTGAFARSRVGWLGCSQVPEELTALWRALGQALDAHGVPRDAAPSYAPHVTVLRDVREPWPGRSFPPITWRVPELVLARSRLGSGQPYEPLRAWPLA; from the coding sequence ATGCCCACCGGCGCGCGCGACCTGCCTCCCGCTTCCGCGGCCTGCCACCTGTTCTTCGGCCTGTTTCCGCCCGCGCCCGTGCGCGATGCGATGGCCGGGCAGGTTGCCCGCCTGCGCGCGGCGGCGCCGGTGCGCGGACGCTGGACCGACCCGCGCCGCTATCACCTGACCGTGCAGTTCCTGGGGCGGTTCGACGAGGCCGCGCCGGCGCCGATGCCCGCCATCTTCGCGGCGGCTGAGCGGGCGGCGGACGGGACCGGAGTCCGGGCCTTCGAGCTGCAGCTGGACACCACCGGCGCGTTCGCCCGCAGCCGGGTCGGCTGGCTGGGATGCAGCCAGGTGCCCGAGGAACTCACCGCGCTCTGGCGGGCGCTGGGGCAGGCGCTGGACGCCCACGGCGTGCCGCGCGATGCCGCCCCCTCGTATGCGCCCCACGTCACCGTGCTGCGCGACGTGCGCGAGCCTTGGCCCGGCCGCTCGTTCCCGCCGATCACCTGGCGCGTGCCGGAACTCGTGCTCGCGCGCAGCCGGCTGGGTAGTGGGCAGCCTTACGAGCCGCTGCGGGCCTGGCCGCTGGCGTGA
- a CDS encoding SDR family oxidoreductase, with translation MAKAKKSPVKGITTPGKQQSMRPQPDTIRDGYRGSGKLEGKVALVTGGDSGIGRAVAVHFAREGADVAVLYLCEDADAETTKAMVEAEGRRCLLIRGDARREALCRRAVEATVKKLGALDVLVNNLADHVQRERLEDISADQLRLTFENNVYPFFHITRHALEHLREGGVIINTGSVTSFRGSKHLIDYASTKGAIETFTYSLASNLAERGIRVNGVAPGPIWTPLITSSKSKKEQKEFGRDTPMKRPGQPSEVAPAFVYLACEDSSYVTGQFLHVNGGGFMG, from the coding sequence ATGGCCAAAGCGAAGAAGTCCCCCGTCAAGGGCATCACCACGCCCGGCAAGCAGCAGTCGATGCGGCCGCAGCCCGACACCATCCGCGACGGCTACCGCGGCAGCGGCAAGCTCGAAGGCAAGGTGGCGCTGGTCACCGGCGGCGACAGTGGCATCGGCCGCGCGGTGGCCGTCCATTTCGCCCGCGAGGGCGCCGACGTCGCCGTCCTGTACCTGTGCGAGGACGCCGATGCGGAAACCACGAAGGCGATGGTCGAGGCCGAAGGCCGCCGCTGCCTGCTCATCCGCGGCGACGCCCGCAGGGAAGCGTTGTGCCGGCGCGCCGTGGAGGCCACGGTGAAAAAACTGGGCGCGCTGGACGTACTGGTCAACAACCTCGCCGACCACGTGCAGCGCGAACGCCTGGAGGACATCAGCGCCGACCAGCTGCGCCTGACCTTCGAGAACAACGTCTATCCGTTCTTCCACATCACCCGGCACGCGCTGGAACACCTGCGCGAAGGCGGCGTCATCATCAACACCGGTTCGGTCACGTCCTTCCGCGGCAGCAAGCACCTCATCGACTACGCCTCCACCAAGGGCGCGATCGAAACCTTCACCTATTCGCTGGCCAGCAATCTCGCCGAGCGCGGCATCCGCGTGAACGGCGTGGCGCCAGGGCCGATCTGGACCCCGTTGATCACGTCCAGCAAGTCGAAGAAGGAACAGAAGGAATTCGGCCGCGACACGCCGATGAAGCGGCCCGGCCAACCCAGCGAAGTGGCGCCGGCGTTCGTATACCTGGCGTGCGAGGACAGCAGCTACGTGACGGGGCAGTTCCTGCACGTCAATGGCGGGGGGTTCATGGGTTGA
- a CDS encoding SRPBCC family protein gives MRHVLLAGFAAAVSCLLLPSAAHAVVKDATPTGFTVENEQVVPVDADTAWRALVNDVGRWWPRDHTWWGAASHLSIEARAGGCFCERNGAQQAQHMTVAFVDPGRTLRMLGGLGPLQGMGLDGALEFRLAPVEGGTKITLWYRAGGYTPDDIGKFAPVVDQVQGQQLGGLVGLLRSRAEKE, from the coding sequence ATGCGCCACGTCCTGCTGGCCGGCTTCGCGGCCGCCGTGTCCTGCCTTCTGCTGCCGTCGGCAGCCCACGCCGTGGTGAAAGACGCCACGCCGACCGGCTTCACCGTGGAGAACGAACAGGTGGTGCCGGTCGACGCCGACACCGCCTGGCGCGCACTGGTCAACGACGTCGGCCGCTGGTGGCCGCGGGATCACACCTGGTGGGGCGCCGCGAGCCACCTGTCCATCGAGGCACGCGCCGGCGGCTGCTTCTGCGAGCGCAACGGCGCCCAGCAGGCGCAGCACATGACCGTGGCCTTCGTCGATCCCGGCCGGACGCTGCGCATGCTCGGCGGACTGGGACCGCTGCAGGGCATGGGGCTGGACGGCGCGCTCGAGTTCCGCCTCGCGCCGGTCGAGGGCGGCACGAAGATCACCCTGTGGTATCGCGCCGGCGGGTACACGCCGGACGACATCGGCAAGTTCGCCCCGGTGGTGGATCAGGTGCAGGGGCAGCAGCTGGGTGGGTTGGTGGGGCTGCTGCGGAGTCGCGCGGAGAAGGAGTGA
- a CDS encoding alpha-ketoglutarate-dependent dioxygenase AlkB: MAASVRQPSLFDTGPRVLAQDAQGGIVYTPALIDGATAQAWFERLRDGVAWQSYSRPMYDRIVEVPRLVASYRLSSPELPEVLARAAAVVRAHTGVPFNAVGLNHYRDGQDSVAPHNDKLRILVPPHPIALLSVGSTRRMIIRAKQPPRRAMPIDLEPGSLLVMSYDSQKHYDHGVPKTREEVGPRISLAFRVRPDAEPMP, encoded by the coding sequence ATGGCCGCATCCGTCCGCCAACCCTCGCTGTTCGATACCGGCCCGCGCGTGCTCGCGCAGGACGCGCAGGGCGGCATCGTCTACACCCCCGCGCTGATCGATGGCGCCACCGCGCAGGCCTGGTTCGAACGCCTTCGCGACGGCGTCGCCTGGCAGTCCTACAGCCGGCCGATGTACGACCGCATCGTCGAGGTGCCGCGGCTGGTCGCCTCCTACCGCCTGTCGAGCCCGGAGCTGCCCGAAGTGCTGGCCCGCGCGGCCGCGGTGGTGCGCGCGCACACCGGCGTGCCGTTCAACGCCGTCGGGCTGAATCACTATCGCGACGGCCAGGACAGCGTCGCCCCGCACAACGACAAGCTGCGCATCCTGGTCCCACCGCACCCGATCGCGCTGCTGTCGGTGGGATCGACGCGGCGGATGATCATCCGCGCCAAGCAGCCGCCCCGGCGGGCGATGCCGATCGACCTGGAGCCGGGCAGCCTGCTGGTGATGAGCTACGACTCGCAGAAGCATTACGACCACGGCGTCCCGAAGACCCGCGAGGAGGTCGGTCCGCGGATCAGCCTGGCCTTCCGCGTGCGTCCCGATGCCGAGCCGATGCCCTGA
- a CDS encoding ATP-binding cassette domain-containing protein: MPLITLQNVDYGVGGPLLLQDVALSLEPGERVALIGRNGAGKSTLLKLIAGEIRPDDGEIRVEGGVRIARLEQEVPPGAEGDVWDVVAAGLGELGSWLAQYHHLAHAEHVDTDAMAAVQAKIEAAHGWSLDQRVTETLTRLELDGDAPFAGLSGGLKRRVLLARALVSAPDVLLLDEPTNHLDIAAIDWLEGFLKGWAGALVFVTHDRRFLRALATRIVEIDRGQVTSWPGDWANYERRREERLNAQAQESARFDKLLAQEEVWIRQGIKARRTRDEGRVRRLKAMRSERMQRRELTGNVRMEVAQGESSGRKVIEAKDVSFGYGARTVIRDLSTVVMRGDRIGLIGPNGSGKTTLLKLLLGELTPTTGTMKLGSKMQVAYFDQYRATLREDWNAIENVAEGRESVEINGKHKHVIGYLQDFLFTPERARAPITRLSGGERNRLLLARLFAQPSNLLVMDEPTNDLDVETLELLEELLGEYPGTLLLVSHDRDFLDNVVTSTLVMEGDGTVGEYVGGYSDWLRQRPAGTATATGLVKSAPAAAPPVAAVPAPAKRKLSYKDARELETLPARIDSLEEQVASMTAQMNDPAFYQRDSAAITAHNTALAEAQAQLDLAYARWAELDG, translated from the coding sequence ATGCCCCTGATCACCCTGCAAAACGTCGACTACGGCGTCGGCGGCCCCTTGCTGCTGCAAGACGTCGCCCTCAGCCTGGAACCCGGCGAGCGCGTCGCCCTCATCGGCCGCAACGGCGCCGGCAAATCCACCCTGCTCAAGCTCATCGCCGGCGAGATCCGGCCCGACGACGGCGAGATCCGCGTCGAGGGCGGCGTGCGCATCGCGCGCCTGGAACAGGAGGTGCCGCCCGGCGCGGAGGGTGACGTGTGGGACGTGGTCGCCGCCGGCCTGGGCGAACTGGGCAGCTGGCTGGCCCAGTACCACCACCTCGCCCATGCCGAACACGTGGATACCGACGCGATGGCCGCGGTGCAGGCGAAGATCGAGGCCGCGCATGGCTGGTCGCTGGACCAGCGCGTCACCGAGACGCTGACGCGGCTGGAACTGGACGGCGACGCGCCGTTCGCCGGCCTGTCCGGCGGGCTCAAGCGCCGCGTGCTGCTGGCGCGCGCCCTGGTGTCGGCTCCCGACGTGCTGCTGCTGGACGAGCCGACCAACCACCTGGACATCGCCGCGATCGACTGGCTGGAAGGTTTCCTGAAGGGCTGGGCGGGCGCCCTGGTGTTCGTGACCCACGACCGCCGCTTCCTGCGCGCGCTGGCCACGCGGATCGTCGAGATCGACCGCGGCCAGGTGACCAGCTGGCCCGGCGACTGGGCGAACTACGAACGCCGCCGCGAGGAACGCCTCAACGCGCAGGCGCAGGAGAGCGCCCGCTTCGACAAGCTGCTGGCGCAGGAGGAAGTGTGGATCCGCCAGGGCATCAAGGCCCGGCGCACGCGCGACGAGGGCCGCGTGCGGCGGCTCAAGGCGATGCGCAGCGAGCGCATGCAGCGCCGCGAGCTCACCGGCAACGTGCGGATGGAAGTGGCGCAGGGCGAGTCGTCGGGCCGCAAGGTGATCGAGGCCAAGGACGTGTCCTTCGGCTACGGCGCGCGCACCGTGATCCGCGACCTGTCCACCGTGGTGATGCGCGGCGACCGCATCGGCCTGATCGGCCCCAACGGCAGCGGCAAGACCACCCTGCTCAAGCTGCTGCTCGGCGAGCTGACCCCGACCACCGGCACGATGAAACTGGGCAGCAAGATGCAGGTGGCGTATTTCGACCAGTACCGCGCGACGCTGCGCGAGGACTGGAACGCGATCGAGAACGTGGCCGAGGGCCGCGAGAGCGTGGAGATCAACGGCAAGCACAAGCACGTGATCGGCTACCTGCAGGATTTCCTGTTCACCCCCGAACGCGCGCGCGCGCCGATCACCCGCCTGTCCGGCGGCGAGCGCAACCGCCTGCTGCTGGCGCGCCTGTTCGCCCAGCCCTCCAACCTGCTGGTGATGGACGAACCCACCAACGACCTGGACGTGGAGACGCTGGAGCTGCTGGAGGAACTGCTGGGCGAGTATCCCGGCACGCTGCTGCTGGTCAGCCACGACCGCGACTTCCTCGACAACGTGGTGACCTCCACGCTGGTGATGGAAGGCGACGGCACCGTGGGCGAATACGTCGGCGGCTACAGCGACTGGCTGCGGCAGCGCCCCGCGGGTACCGCCACCGCGACCGGACTGGTGAAGTCCGCACCCGCGGCCGCCCCCCCTGTCGCGGCGGTCCCGGCCCCGGCCAAGCGCAAGCTCAGCTACAAGGACGCCCGCGAACTGGAAACCCTGCCGGCTCGGATCGATTCGCTGGAAGAGCAGGTCGCGTCGATGACCGCGCAGATGAACGACCCGGCCTTCTACCAGCGCGACAGCGCCGCGATCACGGCCCACAACACCGCATTGGCCGAAGCCCAGGCGCAGCTTGATCTGGCCTACGCCCGCTGGGCGGAGCTGGACGGCTGA
- a CDS encoding protein adenylyltransferase SelO codes for MLEFRFDNALLRELPGDPESGPRVRQVAQAWSRVEPTPVARPRLLAHSREMAARLRIDEHDIAARSFADVFGGNALLPGMDPFAVNYGGHQFGHWAGQLGDGRAITLGEAINAAGERWELQLKGAGPTPYSRTADGRAVLRSSIREFLCSEAMHHLGVPTTRALSLVGTGDDVVRDMFYDGHPKAEPGAIVCRVAPSFIRFGNFELPSSRGDVALLRQWAEFCIGRDFPHLSGEGETLYGQWFGEVCERTAVMVAHWMRVGFVHGVMNTDNMSILGLTIDYGPYGWIDDYDPDWTPNTTDAQGRRYRFGWQPKIAFWNLTRLATALAPLFDGVDRLNEGLQRYADAYTRADRGHIAGKLGLRECRDEDVELIQALHTLMQDGQADMTLFFRALSRVDPAAPSAAPFADAFYDPDRQAAVAPALESWLDRYGARVRQDPEADLPARSSRMDAVNPKYVMRNYLAQQAIDRAEQGDPAGVSELLEVMRRPYDEQPGREAFAGKRPEWARQKAGCSMLSCSS; via the coding sequence ATGCTGGAATTCCGCTTCGACAACGCGCTGCTGCGCGAACTTCCGGGTGACCCCGAATCCGGCCCGCGCGTCCGTCAGGTCGCGCAGGCCTGGTCACGCGTGGAACCCACGCCCGTGGCGCGGCCGCGCCTGCTGGCGCATTCGCGCGAGATGGCCGCGCGGCTGCGCATCGACGAGCACGACATCGCCGCGCGGTCCTTCGCGGATGTCTTCGGCGGCAATGCCCTGCTGCCCGGCATGGATCCCTTCGCGGTGAACTACGGCGGCCACCAGTTCGGCCATTGGGCCGGCCAGCTAGGCGACGGGCGGGCGATCACCCTGGGCGAGGCGATCAACGCGGCGGGCGAGCGCTGGGAACTGCAGCTCAAGGGCGCCGGCCCGACCCCGTACTCGCGCACCGCCGACGGCCGCGCGGTGCTGCGCTCCTCGATCCGCGAATTCCTGTGCAGCGAGGCCATGCACCACTTGGGCGTGCCGACCACGCGCGCGCTGAGCCTGGTGGGCACCGGCGACGACGTGGTGCGCGACATGTTCTACGACGGGCACCCGAAGGCCGAGCCCGGCGCGATCGTGTGCCGGGTGGCGCCTTCGTTCATCCGTTTCGGCAACTTCGAGCTGCCGTCCTCGCGCGGCGACGTCGCGCTGCTGCGCCAGTGGGCGGAGTTCTGCATCGGCCGCGATTTCCCGCACCTGTCCGGCGAGGGCGAGACCCTGTACGGACAGTGGTTCGGCGAAGTCTGCGAGCGCACCGCGGTCATGGTCGCGCACTGGATGCGGGTCGGCTTCGTCCACGGGGTGATGAACACCGACAACATGTCCATCCTCGGGCTGACCATCGACTACGGCCCGTACGGCTGGATCGACGATTACGACCCCGACTGGACGCCCAACACCACCGACGCGCAGGGCCGCCGGTATCGCTTCGGCTGGCAGCCGAAGATCGCGTTCTGGAACCTGACCCGGCTCGCCACCGCGCTGGCGCCGCTGTTCGACGGCGTCGACCGGCTCAACGAAGGCCTGCAGCGCTATGCCGACGCCTACACGCGGGCCGACCGCGGCCATATCGCCGGCAAGCTGGGCCTGCGCGAATGCCGGGACGAGGATGTCGAGCTGATCCAGGCGCTGCACACGCTGATGCAGGACGGCCAGGCCGACATGACGCTGTTCTTCCGCGCGCTGTCGCGGGTGGATCCCGCCGCGCCTTCGGCGGCGCCGTTCGCCGACGCGTTCTATGACCCGGACCGGCAGGCGGCGGTGGCTCCCGCGCTGGAATCCTGGCTGGACCGCTACGGCGCGCGCGTGCGCCAGGATCCGGAGGCGGACCTGCCGGCGCGCAGCTCGCGCATGGATGCGGTCAATCCGAAATATGTCATGCGCAACTACCTGGCGCAGCAGGCGATCGACCGGGCCGAACAGGGCGACCCGGCGGGCGTATCGGAACTGTTGGAAGTGATGCGGCGGCCGTACGACGAGCAGCCGGGCCGGGAGGCCTTCGCCGGCAAACGTCCCGAGTGGGCCCGGCAGAAGGCGGGCTGCTCGATGCTTTCCTGCAGTTCCTGA
- a CDS encoding DEAD/DEAH box helicase, whose product MSDQVPADATSVKFTDLSLPEPLLRALTDVGYESPSPIQAATIPPLLAGRDVLGQAQTGTGKTAAFALPILARIDPAQARPQALVLAPTRELAIQVAEAFQKYATHLPGFHVLPIYGGQSYTPQLAALKRGVQVIVGTPGRVIDHLNRGSLDLSQLRCLVLDEADEMLRMGFIDDVEAVLKKIPETRQVALFSATMPPQIKRIATTYLRDPVEVAIKNTTTTAANIRQRYWAVSGVNKLDALTRILEAEPFDGMIVFSRTKLGTQELADKLSARGISAAAINGDLDQKARERTIAQLKDGKIDVLVATDVAARGLDVERISHVLNYDIPYDTESYVHRIGRTGRAGRKGEAILFVAPRERGMLRAIERATRQPIEQMSLPTVETVNEQRVSKFLGRITSALEAPDLAMFRDLVERYEREKNVPAVEIAAALAKLVQGEMPLLLQAMAEQLRPPHRESGAYSGAREGGFREEGPRGGSRDGFRESGRDGGFRDKGPRDRPARDADRPRGFDRDAERPRHADRVPPRSPDTFAPPPRQDAPRYDAPRHDAPRHDAPPAQFAPSGHNAGEGFFADDAPPGPSRPREERAPRGAPEAGMETFRIEVGHVHGVKPGNIVGAIANEAELESRYIGRIDIRDDFSLIDLPEGMPREVMEHLKRVRVAGQPLRISRPGEDGGPRRAPGMGGPRPPHRGGPRKPR is encoded by the coding sequence ATGAGCGACCAAGTCCCCGCGGACGCAACGTCCGTCAAGTTCACCGACCTGTCCCTGCCCGAACCGCTGCTGCGGGCACTGACCGACGTCGGCTACGAGTCCCCCTCCCCGATCCAGGCCGCGACCATCCCGCCCCTGCTGGCCGGGCGCGACGTGCTGGGCCAGGCCCAGACCGGCACCGGCAAGACCGCCGCCTTCGCCCTGCCGATCCTCGCCCGGATCGACCCGGCCCAGGCCAGGCCCCAGGCCCTGGTGCTGGCACCCACGCGCGAACTGGCCATCCAGGTCGCCGAGGCCTTCCAGAAATACGCCACCCACCTGCCCGGCTTCCATGTGCTGCCCATCTACGGCGGCCAGAGCTACACCCCCCAGCTGGCGGCGCTCAAGCGCGGCGTCCAGGTCATCGTCGGCACGCCCGGGCGCGTGATCGACCATCTCAACCGCGGTTCCCTGGACCTGTCGCAGCTGCGCTGCCTGGTGCTGGACGAAGCCGACGAGATGCTGCGCATGGGCTTCATCGACGACGTCGAGGCCGTGCTGAAGAAGATCCCGGAGACCCGCCAGGTGGCGCTGTTCTCGGCCACCATGCCGCCGCAGATCAAGCGCATCGCCACGACCTACCTGCGCGATCCGGTCGAAGTGGCGATCAAGAACACCACCACCACCGCCGCCAACATCCGCCAGCGCTACTGGGCCGTGAGCGGGGTGAACAAGCTCGATGCGCTCACCCGCATCCTGGAAGCCGAGCCGTTCGACGGCATGATCGTGTTCTCGCGCACCAAGCTGGGCACGCAGGAGCTGGCGGACAAGCTGTCCGCCCGCGGCATCTCCGCGGCCGCCATCAACGGCGACCTGGACCAGAAGGCCCGCGAGCGCACCATCGCCCAGCTCAAGGACGGCAAGATCGACGTGCTGGTGGCCACCGACGTGGCCGCCCGCGGCCTGGACGTGGAACGCATCAGCCACGTGCTGAACTACGACATCCCCTACGACACCGAGAGCTACGTCCACCGCATCGGCCGCACCGGCCGCGCGGGCCGCAAGGGCGAGGCGATCCTGTTCGTCGCCCCGCGCGAACGCGGCATGCTGCGGGCCATCGAGCGCGCGACGCGCCAGCCGATCGAGCAGATGTCCCTGCCGACGGTGGAGACGGTCAACGAGCAGCGCGTGTCGAAGTTCCTCGGCCGCATCACCTCCGCGCTGGAAGCCCCCGACCTGGCGATGTTCCGCGACCTGGTCGAGCGCTACGAGCGCGAGAAGAACGTCCCCGCGGTGGAGATCGCCGCCGCCCTCGCCAAGCTGGTCCAGGGCGAGATGCCGCTGCTGCTGCAGGCCATGGCCGAACAGCTGCGGCCGCCGCATCGCGAGAGCGGTGCCTACAGCGGCGCCCGCGAAGGCGGCTTCCGCGAAGAAGGGCCCCGCGGCGGCTCGCGCGACGGCTTCCGCGAGTCCGGCCGCGACGGCGGTTTCCGCGACAAGGGTCCGCGGGACCGTCCGGCGCGCGACGCCGACCGGCCGCGCGGCTTCGACCGCGACGCCGAGCGCCCGCGCCATGCCGACCGCGTGCCGCCGCGCTCGCCCGATACCTTCGCGCCACCACCCCGGCAGGACGCACCCCGCTACGACGCCCCACGGCACGACGCACCCCGCCATGACGCGCCGCCCGCGCAGTTCGCACCCAGCGGGCACAACGCCGGCGAGGGCTTCTTCGCCGACGACGCGCCGCCCGGCCCCAGCCGGCCGCGCGAGGAGCGCGCACCGCGTGGCGCGCCGGAAGCCGGCATGGAGACCTTCCGCATCGAGGTCGGCCACGTGCATGGCGTGAAGCCGGGCAACATCGTCGGCGCGATCGCCAACGAGGCCGAGCTGGAAAGCCGCTACATCGGCCGCATCGACATCCGCGACGACTTCAGCCTGATCGACCTGCCCGAAGGCATGCCGCGCGAAGTCATGGAGCACCTCAAGCGCGTGCGCGTGGCCGGTCAGCCGCTGCGCATCAGCCGTCCGGGCGAGGACGGCGGCCCGCGCCGGGCGCCCGGCATGGGCGGCCCGCGTCCGCCGCATCGCGGCGGGCCGCGCAAGCCGCGCTGA
- a CDS encoding dimethylarginine dimethylaminohydrolase family protein codes for MPIAITRDVSPTLADCQLTHVARSPIDIERAQTQHRAYQRALASLGCRVLALEAEPDMPDAVFVEDVAVVLDDVAIMTRPGAASRRAEGASVAELLARYRPLRSIEAPGTLDGGDVLRVGHTLFVGQSGRSNADGIAQLAKLAGQSGYAVRAVPIRGCLHLKSAVTAVRDDTLLLQPAWVDAASFPGFTVIEVDPSEEHAANILRIGDSVVMPAGFPRTHQRLVDAGIDVVTVDVSELQKAEGATTCCSLVFAEAAA; via the coding sequence ATGCCCATCGCCATCACCCGCGACGTCAGTCCCACGCTGGCCGACTGCCAGCTCACCCACGTGGCGCGCAGTCCCATCGACATCGAACGTGCGCAGACGCAGCACCGCGCCTACCAGCGCGCCCTGGCCAGCCTGGGGTGCCGCGTGCTGGCGCTGGAGGCCGAGCCGGACATGCCCGACGCGGTCTTCGTCGAGGACGTGGCGGTGGTGCTGGACGACGTGGCGATCATGACCCGGCCGGGCGCCGCCTCGCGCCGCGCCGAGGGCGCCAGCGTCGCCGAGCTGCTGGCGCGCTACCGCCCGCTGCGTTCGATCGAGGCGCCCGGCACGCTGGATGGCGGCGACGTCCTGCGGGTCGGGCACACCCTGTTCGTCGGCCAGTCCGGCCGCAGCAACGCCGACGGCATCGCGCAGCTGGCGAAACTCGCGGGCCAGTCCGGCTACGCCGTGCGCGCCGTGCCGATCCGCGGCTGCCTGCACCTGAAGTCGGCCGTCACCGCGGTGCGCGACGACACCCTGCTGCTGCAGCCGGCCTGGGTCGATGCCGCCTCGTTCCCCGGCTTCACCGTCATCGAGGTGGATCCGTCCGAGGAACACGCCGCCAACATCCTGCGCATCGGCGACAGCGTGGTGATGCCCGCGGGCTTCCCGCGCACGCACCAGCGGCTGGTGGATGCCGGCATCGACGTGGTGACGGTGGACGTATCGGAACTGCAGAAGGCCGAGGGCGCCACCACCTGCTGCAGCCTGGTGTTCGCCGAAGCGGCGGCCTGA
- a CDS encoding TIGR03862 family flavoprotein — protein sequence MSPSSPALHSVAIVGGGPAGLMAAEVARAAGLEVDLFEAKGSVGRKFLIAGKGGLNLTHGEDRPGFDARYGARAPEVAAWLDDFDGAALRAWAAGFGIDTYVGTSGRVFPMDRKAAPLLRGWVRRLRDQGVRFHVQHRWTGWNEDGSLRFETPDGARAVHVAATVLALGGGSWPELGSDGAWVPWLRDAGIQVAALQPSNCGFDIDWTAHFRDRHAGAPLKPVVAHWQELDGQWQSLQGECVVSAHGIEGSLVYALSATLRELIERDGLARLELDLVPGRELDRLQADLAQPRRGRSLSEHLRRQAGVTGAKAALLYEVLARPQLEEPGRLAATLKRLPLVLRRPRPIEEAISSAGGVRLEALDDTLMSRTRPGVFCAGEMLDWEAPTGGYLLTACFASGLRAGRGAVALLRR from the coding sequence ATGTCGCCCTCCTCCCCCGCGCTCCACTCAGTCGCCATCGTCGGCGGCGGCCCCGCCGGCCTGATGGCGGCCGAGGTCGCGCGCGCGGCCGGGCTGGAGGTGGACCTGTTCGAGGCCAAGGGGTCGGTGGGCCGCAAGTTCCTGATCGCCGGCAAGGGCGGTTTGAACCTGACCCACGGCGAGGACCGGCCCGGCTTCGATGCGCGCTATGGCGCGCGTGCGCCGGAGGTCGCGGCCTGGCTCGACGACTTCGACGGCGCCGCGCTGCGTGCGTGGGCCGCCGGCTTCGGCATCGACACCTACGTGGGCACCTCGGGCCGCGTGTTCCCGATGGATCGCAAGGCCGCGCCGCTGCTGCGCGGCTGGGTGCGCCGCCTGCGCGACCAGGGCGTGCGCTTCCATGTGCAGCACCGCTGGACGGGCTGGAACGAGGACGGCAGCCTGCGTTTCGAAACGCCTGACGGCGCCCGCGCGGTGCACGTCGCGGCGACCGTGCTCGCGCTCGGGGGTGGCAGCTGGCCCGAACTGGGGTCGGACGGCGCCTGGGTGCCATGGCTGCGCGACGCCGGCATCCAGGTCGCCGCGCTGCAACCGTCCAACTGCGGTTTCGACATCGACTGGACCGCGCACTTCCGCGATCGCCACGCCGGCGCGCCGCTCAAACCGGTCGTCGCCCACTGGCAGGAGCTGGACGGCCAGTGGCAGTCGCTGCAGGGCGAATGCGTGGTCAGCGCGCACGGCATCGAGGGCAGCCTGGTGTACGCGCTGTCGGCGACGCTGCGCGAACTCATCGAGCGCGATGGGCTGGCGCGCCTGGAACTGGACCTGGTGCCCGGCCGCGAGCTCGACCGGCTGCAGGCCGACCTGGCGCAGCCGCGCCGCGGGCGCAGCCTCAGCGAACACCTGCGCCGGCAGGCCGGCGTGACCGGCGCCAAGGCCGCGCTGCTGTACGAAGTGCTCGCCCGTCCGCAGCTGGAGGAGCCCGGCCGGCTGGCGGCGACGCTCAAGCGCCTGCCGCTGGTGCTGCGTCGGCCCCGTCCGATCGAGGAAGCCATCAGCAGCGCCGGCGGCGTGCGGCTGGAAGCGCTGGACGACACGCTGATGAGCCGCACGCGTCCCGGCGTGTTCTGCGCCGGCGAGATGCTCGACTGGGAAGCGCCCACCGGCGGCTACCTGCTGACGGCGTGCTTCGCCAGCGGCCTGCGCGCCGGACGCGGTGCGGTGGCGCTTCTGCGTCGCTGA